In Halalkalibaculum roseum, a single window of DNA contains:
- a CDS encoding response regulator produces MSNKNSYILLIEDNPDDIELTKLAFKKNNFANEIKVVEDGEEAINFLLGKDSNGVEKFGLPELILLDLMLPKVNGHEVLRKIKSQDNIKRVPVVILTSSQEEEDIVKGYDFGANSYVRKPVDFQDFMNVVNNMGIYWLVVNKAP; encoded by the coding sequence ATGAGCAATAAAAACAGTTACATATTATTGATCGAAGACAATCCTGATGACATTGAACTGACTAAATTGGCATTTAAGAAAAATAATTTTGCCAATGAGATTAAAGTCGTTGAAGATGGAGAAGAAGCCATCAACTTCCTTCTCGGGAAAGATTCAAATGGCGTAGAAAAATTTGGGCTCCCCGAACTGATTTTACTTGATCTTATGCTGCCTAAAGTGAATGGCCACGAGGTGTTAAGAAAAATCAAAAGCCAGGATAACATAAAACGAGTCCCGGTTGTGATACTTACCTCCTCACAGGAAGAAGAAGATATTGTAAAAGGCTATGATTTCGGCGCAAACAGCTATGTGCGTAAACCCGTTGATTTTCAGGATTTTATGAATGTTGTTAACAATATGGGTATTTATTGGTTGGTAGTAAATAAGGCGCCATAG
- a CDS encoding response regulator: MKGNGKKVLIVEDDLLISMLEQRMLTNLGFKISETVTSGEEAVDVFGNQHIDLIIMDIALEGKLDGVEASQQVRKSEPSVPIIFISGNIKQYEDEISKLSSPIIKISKPFTSQDLSEAVDQIFS; the protein is encoded by the coding sequence ATGAAGGGAAATGGCAAAAAGGTACTGATAGTAGAAGATGATTTGCTCATATCAATGCTGGAGCAAAGAATGTTAACAAATCTAGGTTTCAAAATATCGGAAACGGTTACAAGCGGCGAAGAGGCTGTTGATGTTTTTGGGAATCAGCATATTGATTTAATCATTATGGATATCGCTCTGGAAGGAAAGTTGGATGGCGTTGAAGCAAGTCAACAGGTTAGGAAATCCGAACCTTCGGTACCAATAATATTTATATCGGGTAATATTAAGCAATATGAAGACGAGATTAGCAAGCTATCCAGCCCGATAATTAAAATTTCAAAGCCTTTCACTTCGCAGGACCTATCAGAGGCAGTTGATCAAATATTCAGCTAA
- a CDS encoding GAF domain-containing sensor histidine kinase: MDTITVDEQAPKTDKEWQRLEKLASLDLDYQELEQHLGDLTRLAARIADTEISLINLIDNFTQWTVSSQGLQLNQMPREESVCQFTILEPDQLEIKDLSEDERFKDRNYVKKGPGLRYYYGVPLKTSSGLPIGVLCVMDKQQQSISSNKRELLTLIGNEVVRRLEMISELKTKQDNINALREINYKISHDLRNPISGMIGVADLIEEEIAEENYESILELVSIIKDGAESVIAMVEKIMGDCTSQDDKENGPKYSCSSFCEKLMELYHPQAKSKGVDLDISTSVKTEVITFSRSKLLQIVGNLVSNSIKFTPEGGEVSVELHLNEQVESEHELVVNVKDSGVGMDQETIDQISQGTAVSTHGTVGENGYGFGLTLVKHLLDEAGGSLHISSYKHVGTEFNVTIPLN; the protein is encoded by the coding sequence ATGGATACAATTACTGTCGATGAACAAGCACCTAAAACAGACAAAGAATGGCAGCGCCTCGAAAAGCTTGCCAGCCTTGATTTGGATTACCAAGAACTTGAGCAACATCTCGGTGATCTAACCCGTCTGGCAGCAAGGATTGCTGATACCGAGATATCACTTATCAATCTGATTGATAACTTTACCCAATGGACTGTGTCGTCTCAAGGGCTGCAATTAAACCAAATGCCAAGGGAGGAGTCGGTCTGCCAATTCACCATACTAGAGCCAGATCAGCTTGAAATAAAAGATCTTTCCGAAGATGAGCGTTTCAAGGATCGTAATTATGTAAAGAAAGGGCCGGGTCTGCGCTACTATTATGGAGTTCCACTTAAAACAAGTTCGGGCTTACCTATCGGTGTACTTTGTGTAATGGACAAACAGCAACAAAGCATTTCTTCTAATAAAAGAGAGTTACTAACACTCATTGGTAATGAAGTCGTGCGACGCCTTGAGATGATTAGTGAATTGAAGACTAAACAGGATAATATTAATGCGCTGCGAGAGATCAATTACAAAATAAGTCATGATTTACGAAATCCGATTTCCGGGATGATAGGTGTTGCAGATCTGATCGAAGAAGAAATCGCAGAAGAAAATTATGAGAGCATATTAGAGCTTGTCTCCATTATCAAAGATGGAGCAGAATCCGTGATCGCAATGGTCGAAAAAATAATGGGCGATTGTACAAGTCAAGATGATAAAGAAAATGGCCCTAAATACAGTTGCAGCTCATTCTGTGAAAAACTAATGGAGCTTTATCATCCACAAGCAAAATCCAAAGGGGTTGACTTAGACATTTCAACCAGCGTTAAAACGGAGGTAATTACATTCTCCAGATCTAAATTACTACAAATAGTAGGAAACTTGGTATCCAATTCCATAAAATTTACTCCAGAAGGCGGAGAGGTTAGCGTTGAGCTGCATCTTAATGAACAAGTTGAGTCAGAACACGAATTAGTTGTCAATGTCAAAGATAGCGGCGTAGGGATGGATCAGGAGACAATTGATCAGATCTCTCAGGGTACAGCAGTATCAACACATGGTACCGTTGGGGAAAATGGTTATGGATTTGGGTTAACACTTGTCAAGCATTTATTGGATGAGGCCGGTGGATCCCTGCATATTTCATCTTACAAACATGTTGGCACTGAATTTAACGTCACTATCCCGCTTAATTAG
- a CDS encoding PAS domain S-box protein has translation MANSYQIVLLEDDSSDAELIQLHLQKVEQSISVTVATNKAQYLQALKEVTPDLIISDYNLPDINGIEAYEITKEDLRYIPFVLISGYIGEKKAAGAIKIGIHDYVMKDNLDRLPTVVYRLLAGLFEARLQQQKDQFFKAIFNTGEIGIAIIDESLNYTMVNDSFAELSGFTEEELMGMSALELNLSESHQNVQDKMELVFQENATLSGNWLLQCKDQVLRSVHSTLSLLQLDNDTKYALSLVRDITKEQQVSRLRRQVEEISGVSGWEYDVISGETYHTPMAGQIYELSPRQMNISADKFIEKFDESSQQLIHQSMGNAIEYQQPYDIEVVLRTPSNQKKIVNITGKPIVAHGKTLKISGTMVDITDKVESEQELKKLSMVASHTQNGVIITDKHKKIDWVNKAYTTMTGYSFEESVGRNPSELLHGPETNLETKKLISEKLKKEVPFTEEVLNYRKNGEKYWINLNITPVLNDQGQLAQFIAIQEDVTERKNAELELLRSEERLREAHHIGKLGYWDFNVATGEVFWSDNMYEIYERDKDQGVPSYEEVMEHYPDEKEFHKKAVEEAVQEGIPYRFDIKMVTPKGNTKFLHVEGLPITDNNGNVTDLHGVVSDITERKIAENELKASENKLKEILRNVDGMFQEYKIYPDGSDELIYVNGAVESLHELTAEEVRVSTDKLWKQVIEEDKQNLKESIQQSAKHLTFWDHKYRIETPSGKRKWIQGRGKPQLQEDGTVLWDTLKIDVTEQEEAKAEREGLYHLIEQSVSEIYIFDQENLQFLYVNEAAINNLGYTLEELNSMSPLDLKTDFSGEYFLKLIKPLKDGEKEVVEFETIHTRADESNYPVSVYIRSGEYKGKCVFVAHIIDETEKKTADERLHSLIEIAPMPIFIESSDGKVTGLWNEAAEKVLGFTKKEALGSTLPHVNTVGQVDSYKQLLKKIQAGKKVQGAEAERMKKDGTIFPARIHASPFLDAKGEVDSILVMLEDVTEEKKIKDNLQNQVQFSRQILDSMPGLFYLMNRDLEFELLNKNAYEFFGISEEDLQNISPYDLIAPEVQDDIAAKIQEVLATGYAEIETVMVAGGEKYQFFINGSLMEQNGDKYILGNGINITERVKSQKRNEVLIKEVHHRVKNNLAIISGMLELELFDLNDGDEKIALPIQRSRSRIQSIARVHELIYGTEDLSSVNLHNYINTLSQDLKKSIMPRGLDIRIETDITRRELNINSAVPLGLLLNELMTNSMKYAFEEKGKIEITITFLEDKCQLDYKDNGKGFEEPFNLETARSTGMVIMKTLINQLGGDYELDTKGGFHLRLRFEPNTRGSHSNL, from the coding sequence ATGGCTAACTCTTATCAAATAGTATTGCTCGAAGATGATTCTAGTGACGCTGAGCTCATTCAATTACATCTCCAAAAGGTCGAGCAGAGTATTTCAGTAACTGTTGCCACCAACAAAGCGCAGTACCTACAAGCCTTAAAAGAAGTCACCCCGGACTTGATTATTTCAGATTATAACTTGCCTGATATTAATGGTATAGAGGCTTATGAGATCACCAAAGAAGACTTGAGATACATTCCCTTCGTGTTGATTTCCGGTTACATAGGCGAAAAGAAGGCAGCAGGGGCTATTAAAATTGGGATCCATGATTATGTAATGAAAGATAATTTAGACCGCCTTCCCACGGTTGTTTATCGGCTATTGGCCGGACTTTTTGAAGCCCGACTACAACAACAAAAAGACCAATTTTTTAAGGCCATCTTTAATACCGGGGAGATAGGAATTGCCATTATTGATGAGTCATTAAACTATACGATGGTTAATGATTCTTTTGCGGAGTTATCAGGGTTTACTGAAGAAGAACTAATGGGCATGAGCGCCTTAGAGCTCAATCTTTCCGAAAGCCACCAAAACGTGCAGGATAAAATGGAGTTGGTTTTCCAGGAAAACGCAACCCTATCCGGTAACTGGCTGCTGCAATGTAAGGATCAAGTCCTACGAAGTGTTCACTCTACTTTGAGCTTGCTACAACTAGACAATGACACAAAATATGCTCTTTCTTTAGTAAGAGATATCACCAAGGAGCAACAAGTATCACGGCTTCGCAGGCAGGTGGAAGAAATATCGGGGGTTTCAGGATGGGAATATGATGTCATTTCCGGGGAGACCTATCATACTCCTATGGCGGGCCAAATCTACGAACTTTCCCCACGCCAGATGAATATTTCTGCGGACAAGTTCATCGAGAAATTTGATGAGTCGTCCCAACAGTTAATTCATCAATCGATGGGAAATGCCATCGAATATCAACAGCCATACGATATAGAGGTAGTCCTCCGCACCCCGTCCAACCAGAAAAAAATAGTAAATATTACCGGTAAACCTATTGTAGCACACGGAAAAACCTTGAAGATATCGGGTACGATGGTTGACATTACAGATAAAGTTGAGTCCGAGCAGGAACTCAAGAAATTATCGATGGTGGCCAGCCACACCCAGAATGGGGTGATCATTACCGACAAACATAAAAAGATTGACTGGGTCAATAAGGCTTACACAACTATGACGGGCTACAGTTTTGAAGAATCCGTGGGCAGGAATCCCAGTGAATTGCTGCATGGTCCGGAAACCAACTTGGAAACAAAAAAGCTAATTTCAGAAAAACTAAAAAAAGAAGTTCCCTTCACTGAAGAGGTCTTAAACTACAGGAAAAATGGAGAGAAATACTGGATTAATTTAAACATCACTCCGGTGCTTAATGATCAGGGGCAGCTAGCGCAATTCATCGCCATCCAGGAAGATGTTACCGAACGAAAGAACGCGGAGCTGGAGCTGTTGCGTAGTGAAGAACGGCTCCGAGAGGCACATCACATTGGCAAACTGGGCTACTGGGATTTTAATGTTGCAACCGGGGAGGTCTTCTGGTCAGATAACATGTACGAAATTTACGAACGCGATAAAGACCAGGGAGTACCCTCTTATGAAGAAGTTATGGAGCACTACCCGGACGAGAAAGAATTCCACAAGAAAGCGGTAGAAGAAGCTGTACAGGAAGGCATACCCTACCGTTTTGACATCAAAATGGTAACACCTAAGGGAAACACAAAGTTTTTACATGTAGAAGGATTGCCAATTACGGATAACAATGGCAACGTTACCGATCTACACGGGGTCGTATCCGACATTACCGAACGTAAAATAGCGGAGAATGAGCTGAAAGCAAGCGAAAACAAACTCAAGGAAATACTACGTAATGTCGACGGTATGTTTCAGGAGTATAAGATTTACCCGGATGGTAGTGATGAGTTGATTTACGTAAACGGAGCCGTTGAAAGTTTGCATGAGCTAACTGCCGAGGAGGTTAGGGTCTCCACGGATAAGCTATGGAAGCAGGTCATAGAGGAGGACAAGCAAAACTTAAAAGAGTCAATACAACAGTCGGCCAAACACTTAACTTTTTGGGACCATAAATATCGTATTGAGACCCCCAGTGGGAAACGTAAGTGGATCCAAGGGAGAGGCAAACCCCAGCTGCAGGAAGATGGCACGGTGCTTTGGGATACCTTAAAGATAGATGTAACCGAACAAGAAGAGGCTAAAGCAGAGCGCGAAGGTCTCTATCACCTGATAGAGCAGAGCGTTAGTGAGATCTACATTTTTGACCAGGAGAACCTACAATTTCTATACGTCAATGAAGCTGCCATCAATAACCTTGGATATACGCTCGAGGAATTGAACTCGATGTCACCGTTAGATCTTAAAACTGACTTTTCAGGGGAATATTTCCTAAAGTTAATCAAACCTCTCAAGGATGGTGAAAAAGAAGTAGTCGAATTCGAAACAATACATACACGAGCTGATGAAAGCAACTATCCGGTGAGTGTTTATATCAGAAGTGGTGAGTATAAAGGCAAATGTGTTTTTGTAGCGCACATTATTGATGAGACCGAAAAGAAGACTGCAGATGAAAGGCTGCATTCCCTCATTGAAATTGCCCCCATGCCTATATTTATCGAGTCAAGTGATGGTAAGGTAACTGGCCTGTGGAACGAAGCTGCGGAAAAGGTGTTGGGCTTTACCAAAAAGGAGGCGCTGGGCAGTACATTACCACATGTCAACACCGTAGGCCAAGTAGATTCTTATAAGCAATTACTCAAAAAGATACAGGCCGGGAAAAAAGTACAGGGTGCAGAAGCTGAACGCATGAAGAAAGACGGTACGATTTTTCCTGCAAGAATCCACGCAAGCCCCTTTTTGGATGCAAAAGGTGAGGTGGACTCTATTCTAGTCATGCTCGAAGATGTTACCGAGGAAAAGAAGATTAAAGATAACCTGCAAAACCAGGTTCAGTTCTCCAGGCAAATACTAGATAGCATGCCCGGCCTATTTTATTTGATGAATAGAGATCTGGAATTCGAACTATTGAATAAAAATGCCTATGAATTTTTTGGTATATCCGAGGAGGATTTGCAGAATATTAGCCCTTATGACTTGATAGCTCCCGAAGTGCAAGATGACATTGCCGCGAAGATTCAGGAAGTGCTAGCCACAGGGTATGCCGAAATAGAAACCGTTATGGTTGCAGGTGGTGAAAAATATCAATTTTTCATTAACGGATCGCTAATGGAACAAAACGGCGACAAGTATATTCTCGGAAATGGAATCAATATAACGGAGAGGGTAAAATCTCAAAAAAGGAATGAAGTACTAATCAAAGAAGTGCATCACCGGGTAAAAAATAATCTTGCCATCATTTCGGGTATGTTAGAGCTAGAGCTATTTGATTTAAACGATGGTGATGAAAAGATAGCACTGCCTATTCAGCGAAGCCGTAGCCGCATACAGTCTATAGCAAGAGTTCATGAGCTGATTTACGGTACCGAAGACTTAAGTTCCGTAAACCTGCATAATTATATAAATACGCTGTCACAAGATTTAAAAAAATCCATCATGCCCCGCGGACTTGATATACGCATTGAGACCGATATTACCCGAAGGGAGCTTAATATTAACAGCGCCGTTCCCCTCGGTCTACTGCTCAATGAATTAATGACCAACAGCATGAAATATGCCTTCGAGGAAAAGGGGAAAATAGAGATTACCATTACATTCTTGGAAGACAAATGCCAGCTTGATTACAAGGATAATGGCAAAGGTTTTGAAGAACCCTTTAATTTAGAAACGGCAAGGTCTACGGGTATGGTTATCATGAAAACGCTGATTAACCAACTTGGCGGTGATTACGAACTTGATACCAAAGGTGGATTTCACCTAAGATTACGGTTCGAACCGAATACAAGAGGATCGCATTCTAATTTATAA